A portion of the Sandaracinobacteroides saxicola genome contains these proteins:
- the gspD gene encoding type II secretion system secretin GspD: protein MMRAFLTSFAAVALLAAPVAAQNLVNLRDADIRAFIDDVSKATGTSFVIDSRVQGKVSVVTDKPLSRAAYFELFLATLRANGFVAVPLGGGQYRVQPAEAGAASAQAGGNRFVTSVVPLASIDAASAAESVRPLLSRGGAVSANRGGNALIIVDFADNVARARSALAAIDRDRATMRVVPLTHSGARDLAASLTTLVGAGEGGRPPVTVAAIDASNAIALRGEAGAVARYAAMVGELDRRAASGSDVRVLFLKHADAAMVLPVLQTLIGQTPTPVASSAAASGGSGNAGGNSGGNGGGGMANAAAMASFATPQTLPASAVGVAAGPEGRRATVTRFEGANALVISAPTDIQRQLGEVVRQLDVVRPQVQVEAIIVEISDTAARQLGVQFLLSGTNGSNVPFAAANYSNAAPNILALAGAVAAEKGAIQSPTIAEAFRNAAVNSLLGPAAPTGGTAGFAGNLGGGAVFGFIINAVRNDGASNILSTPSVMTLDNQPARILVGQEIPITTGEALGTTLTNAFRTVSRQDVGIQLAVRPQINEGGIIKLDIKQIVSSISGAVSGNSTDLILNKREIETAVTVEDGQIVALGGLLDDNERRSIQRVPLLGDIPVVGELFKSRSRSRTKTNLMVFIRPTIVRSRADADAVAANRWDSVRDAQVAREGFSGLDALARDYLRTTPPAEPAMAPK from the coding sequence ATGATGCGCGCTTTCCTTACCTCATTCGCCGCCGTGGCGCTGCTCGCCGCGCCGGTGGCGGCGCAGAACCTGGTCAACCTGCGCGACGCCGACATCCGGGCCTTCATCGACGATGTGTCGAAGGCGACGGGGACCAGCTTCGTCATCGACAGCCGGGTGCAGGGCAAGGTTTCGGTGGTGACCGACAAGCCGCTGTCGCGCGCGGCCTATTTCGAGCTGTTCCTGGCGACGCTGCGGGCCAATGGTTTTGTCGCGGTGCCGCTGGGGGGCGGGCAATATCGGGTGCAGCCGGCGGAGGCGGGGGCCGCGAGCGCGCAGGCGGGGGGCAACCGGTTCGTGACGAGCGTGGTGCCGCTGGCCAGTATCGATGCGGCCTCGGCAGCAGAATCGGTGCGGCCGCTGCTGTCGCGCGGCGGGGCGGTGAGCGCCAACCGGGGCGGCAATGCGCTGATCATCGTGGATTTCGCCGACAATGTGGCGCGGGCGCGCAGCGCGTTGGCGGCGATCGACCGCGACCGGGCGACGATGCGGGTGGTGCCGCTGACCCATTCCGGGGCGCGCGACCTGGCGGCGTCGCTGACCACGCTGGTGGGGGCCGGCGAGGGCGGGCGGCCGCCGGTGACGGTGGCGGCGATCGACGCGAGCAATGCGATTGCCCTGCGCGGCGAGGCGGGCGCGGTGGCGCGCTATGCCGCGATGGTAGGCGAGCTGGACCGGCGGGCGGCGAGTGGCAGCGATGTGCGGGTGCTGTTCCTGAAGCATGCCGATGCGGCGATGGTGCTGCCGGTGTTGCAGACGCTGATTGGCCAGACGCCGACGCCGGTGGCGAGCAGCGCAGCGGCATCAGGCGGCAGCGGCAATGCGGGCGGCAACAGCGGGGGCAATGGCGGTGGCGGCATGGCGAACGCCGCGGCGATGGCGAGCTTTGCGACGCCGCAAACCCTGCCGGCAAGCGCCGTGGGGGTGGCGGCCGGGCCGGAGGGTCGCCGCGCCACGGTGACGCGCTTTGAAGGTGCGAATGCGCTGGTGATCAGCGCGCCGACGGATATCCAGCGGCAGCTGGGCGAAGTGGTGCGGCAGCTGGACGTGGTGCGTCCGCAGGTGCAGGTCGAGGCGATCATCGTGGAGATCAGCGACACCGCGGCCCGGCAGCTGGGGGTGCAGTTCCTGTTGTCGGGCACCAACGGCAGCAATGTGCCGTTCGCCGCGGCCAATTACAGCAACGCGGCGCCGAACATCCTGGCGCTGGCGGGGGCGGTGGCGGCGGAGAAGGGGGCGATCCAAAGCCCGACCATTGCCGAGGCGTTCCGCAACGCGGCGGTGAACAGCCTGCTGGGGCCGGCGGCGCCGACCGGGGGGACGGCGGGCTTTGCCGGCAATCTGGGCGGCGGGGCGGTGTTCGGTTTCATCATCAACGCGGTGCGCAACGACGGTGCATCGAACATCCTGTCGACGCCGAGCGTGATGACGCTGGACAACCAGCCGGCGCGCATCCTGGTGGGGCAGGAGATTCCGATCACCACGGGGGAGGCGCTGGGGACGACGCTGACCAATGCCTTCCGCACGGTCAGCCGGCAGGATGTGGGCATCCAGCTGGCGGTGCGGCCGCAGATCAACGAGGGCGGCATCATCAAGCTGGACATCAAGCAGATCGTCAGCTCGATCAGCGGCGCGGTCAGCGGCAATTCCACCGACCTCATTCTGAACAAGCGGGAGATCGAGACCGCGGTGACGGTGGAGGACGGGCAGATCGTGGCACTGGGGGGCCTGCTGGACGACAATGAGCGGCGCAGCATCCAGCGCGTGCCGCTGCTGGGCGACATTCCGGTGGTGGGCGAGCTGTTCAAGAGCCGCAGCCGCAGCCGGACCAAGACCAATCTGATGGTGTTCATCCGGCCCACCATCGTGCGCAGTCGTGCTGACGCCGATGCCGTGGCCGCGAACCGCTGGGACAGCGTGCGCGACGCGCAGGTGGCGCGGGAGGGGTTCAGCGGGCTGGACGCGCTGGCGCGGGACTATCTGCGGACCACGCCGCCCGCCGAGCCGGCGATGGCGCCGAAATGA
- the gspI gene encoding type II secretion system minor pseudopilin GspI encodes MRRANGFTLVEMLVALSLLAVVGLALANFQTLQLRGSSRIADAALASIEADNRAADLLLARTAPAVGEMRGTVVQAGRTLAWRVVTGAGPSGLLRSDVVVAAGSVPLARRTVLRARG; translated from the coding sequence ATGAGGCGCGCGAACGGCTTCACGCTGGTCGAGATGCTGGTGGCGCTGAGCTTGCTGGCGGTGGTGGGGCTGGCGCTGGCAAATTTCCAGACCTTGCAGCTGCGCGGCAGCAGCCGGATCGCCGATGCCGCGCTGGCGAGCATCGAGGCGGACAATCGCGCCGCTGACCTGCTGCTGGCGCGCACGGCGCCGGCGGTGGGGGAGATGCGCGGCACCGTGGTGCAGGCGGGGCGGACATTGGCCTGGCGGGTGGTGACGGGGGCGGGGCCGTCAGGCCTGCTGCGATCGGATGTGGTGGTGGCGGCGGGGAGTGTGCCGCTGGCGCGGCGCACCGTGCTGAGGGCCCGCGGCTGA
- a CDS encoding type II secretion system F family protein: protein MNALNDLRRPLAAAPALRPKARALFIRKLATLTAVMPVSEAVATLVRQPGRPAMRAVMAATHRGLQSGAALSAALPAASFPADIRATVAAGENAGRLPLLLTRLAETLEADIALRGKLLAALAYPALLLLVAVAVVVAMLWFVVPAIAEQLTASGATLPAITRAVLALSDFIRAWGWVLALMLLLGMLGLLLVARSDAARRRRDALLLRLPLLGGWLAELEAVRWARMLGTMVAAGLPLAEALLLIVPTLKNGAWAEATRQMAARVRGGASLSATLVLLPRAPDLLVALTQSGEAAGRLAPLLDSAATTLDREIGDRTRTLLALIEPAVIVLLGGAVGLIILSVLLPILQLNQLAGARL, encoded by the coding sequence GTGAACGCGCTCAACGACCTGCGCCGGCCTCTGGCGGCGGCGCCGGCGCTGCGGCCGAAGGCGCGCGCCCTGTTCATCCGCAAGCTGGCGACGCTGACCGCGGTGATGCCGGTGAGCGAGGCGGTGGCGACGCTGGTCCGGCAACCGGGCAGGCCCGCGATGCGCGCGGTGATGGCGGCGACGCATCGCGGGCTGCAATCGGGGGCGGCATTGTCCGCGGCGCTGCCGGCGGCGAGCTTTCCGGCGGACATCCGCGCGACGGTGGCGGCGGGCGAGAATGCCGGGCGGCTGCCGCTGCTGCTGACGCGGCTCGCCGAGACGCTGGAGGCGGATATCGCGTTGCGCGGCAAGCTGCTGGCGGCGCTGGCCTATCCGGCGCTGCTGTTGCTGGTGGCGGTGGCGGTGGTGGTGGCGATGCTGTGGTTCGTGGTGCCGGCGATTGCCGAGCAGCTGACCGCGAGCGGCGCGACGCTTCCGGCGATCACGCGGGCGGTGCTGGCGCTGTCCGATTTCATCCGAGCCTGGGGGTGGGTGCTCGCGCTGATGCTACTGCTCGGCATGTTGGGGCTGCTGCTGGTGGCGCGGAGCGACGCGGCCCGGCGGCGGCGCGATGCGCTGTTGCTGCGGCTGCCGTTGCTGGGGGGCTGGCTGGCCGAGTTGGAGGCGGTGCGCTGGGCGCGGATGCTGGGGACGATGGTGGCCGCGGGGCTGCCGCTGGCGGAGGCACTGCTGCTGATCGTGCCGACGCTGAAGAACGGCGCCTGGGCGGAGGCGACGCGGCAGATGGCGGCGCGGGTTCGGGGTGGGGCGAGCCTGAGCGCGACACTGGTGCTGCTGCCGCGCGCGCCGGACCTGCTGGTGGCGCTGACGCAATCGGGCGAGGCGGCGGGGCGGCTGGCGCCGTTGCTGGACAGCGCCGCGACGACGCTGGACCGGGAGATCGGTGACCGCACGCGGACGCTGCTGGCGCTCATCGAGCCGGCGGTGATCGTGCTGCTGGGCGGTGCGGTCGGCCTGATCATCCTGTCGGTGCTGCTGCCGATCTTGCAACTCAACCAACTGGCTGGAGCACGTTTGTGA
- the gspG gene encoding type II secretion system major pseudopilin GspG — translation MRSLDDTAVPGFGRADPLPLACRKSPPPQAGEGLGPFPPCEAADRRANGFTLTELLVVLAIIGLLTTIVVLNVLPMQDRAAGTKARADVAAIEQALELYRLDMGRYPTMEEGLVALTKPTPASGALLKTLPDDPWQRPYQYRQPGIHGPVDVFSLGSDGAEGGEQTAADIGNWKPAT, via the coding sequence GTGAGAAGTTTGGATGATACGGCCGTACCGGGGTTCGGGCGCGCAGACCCCCTCCCGCTCGCTTGCCGCAAGTCGCCTCCCCCGCAGGCGGGGGAGGGGCTTGGCCCGTTTCCGCCTTGCGAGGCGGCGGATCGGCGGGCGAATGGGTTTACCCTGACCGAGCTGCTGGTGGTGCTGGCGATCATCGGCCTGCTGACCACGATCGTGGTGCTGAACGTGCTGCCGATGCAGGATCGCGCGGCGGGGACGAAGGCGCGGGCGGATGTCGCGGCGATCGAGCAGGCGCTGGAACTCTATCGGCTGGACATGGGGCGTTATCCGACGATGGAGGAGGGGTTGGTGGCGCTGACCAAACCGACGCCGGCGTCGGGCGCGTTGCTGAAGACCCTGCCGGATGATCCGTGGCAGCGGCCCTACCAGTATCGGCAACCGGGCATTCATGGGCCGGTCGATGTGTTCTCGCTGGGGTCGGACGGGGCCGAGGGCGGCGAGCAGACGGCGGCGGACATCGGCAACTGGAAGCCGGCAACATGA
- a CDS encoding GspE/PulE family protein, whose protein sequence is MTVTLPYAFARANGVLLLPEGQLAVRRGAAPAALVEARRVAGVALMPEVHEAAAFDRLLGEVYATDGLSAAADAAAASPLSAFALESRDLLDQDDAAPVIRLINALVTQAVQAGASDIHIEPGEASCVIRLRRDGQMSELLRLEANVAPMLVSRVKVMARLDISERRLPQDGRIGLALANRNLDVRVSTLPARGGERVVLRILDQAAVALRLDDLGMDSATEAGLRAALGSPNGIILVTGPTGAGKTTTLYAALKLLNDGARNIMTVEDPVEYAVDGVGQTQIDPRVGLTFAAGLRAILRQDPDVVMVGEIRDRETAEIAVQAALTGHLVLSTVHANSAAGAVTRLRDFGVEPFLIAACLRASLAQRLVRRVCACAEVAPAGAAWAARLGIAAETLIAHPAGCQACRHTGYVGRSGLYELLRVDAAVRDRIHAGGAESALGAGASVDDAARAAVLARVTTPEEVLRLMAEAAG, encoded by the coding sequence ATGACCGTGACGCTGCCCTATGCCTTTGCCCGGGCGAACGGCGTGCTGCTGTTGCCGGAGGGCCAGCTGGCGGTGCGGCGGGGGGCGGCGCCGGCGGCGCTGGTGGAGGCGCGGCGGGTGGCGGGCGTGGCGCTGATGCCGGAGGTGCACGAGGCGGCGGCATTCGACCGGCTGTTGGGGGAGGTCTATGCCACCGACGGGCTGAGCGCGGCGGCGGACGCGGCGGCGGCCTCGCCGCTGTCGGCCTTCGCGCTGGAATCGCGCGACCTCCTGGACCAGGACGATGCCGCGCCGGTGATCCGGCTGATCAACGCGCTGGTGACGCAGGCGGTGCAGGCGGGCGCCAGCGACATCCATATCGAGCCGGGGGAGGCAAGTTGCGTGATCCGGCTGCGGCGCGATGGCCAGATGAGCGAGCTGCTGCGGCTGGAGGCGAATGTCGCGCCGATGCTGGTGAGCCGGGTGAAGGTGATGGCGCGGCTGGACATTTCGGAACGGCGGCTGCCGCAGGACGGGCGCATCGGCCTGGCGCTGGCGAACCGCAACCTGGACGTGCGCGTTTCCACCCTGCCGGCGCGGGGCGGCGAACGGGTGGTGCTGCGCATCCTGGACCAGGCGGCGGTGGCGTTGCGGCTGGACGATCTGGGGATGGATTCGGCGACGGAGGCGGGGTTGCGGGCGGCGCTGGGCAGCCCGAACGGCATCATCCTGGTGACCGGGCCGACGGGGGCGGGGAAGACGACGACGCTCTATGCCGCGCTGAAGCTGCTGAACGATGGCGCGCGCAACATCATGACGGTGGAGGACCCGGTTGAATATGCGGTGGATGGCGTGGGGCAGACGCAGATCGATCCGCGCGTCGGGCTGACCTTCGCGGCCGGGCTGCGGGCGATCCTGCGGCAGGATCCGGACGTGGTGATGGTGGGCGAAATCCGCGACCGGGAGACGGCGGAGATCGCGGTGCAGGCGGCGCTGACGGGGCATCTGGTGCTGTCCACGGTGCACGCCAACAGCGCGGCGGGGGCGGTGACGCGGCTGCGGGATTTCGGCGTGGAACCGTTTCTGATCGCCGCCTGCTTGCGGGCCAGCCTGGCGCAGCGGCTGGTGCGGCGGGTGTGCGCCTGTGCCGAGGTGGCGCCGGCGGGCGCGGCCTGGGCGGCGCGGCTGGGGATCGCGGCGGAGACGCTTATCGCGCATCCGGCGGGGTGCCAGGCGTGCCGGCATACCGGCTATGTCGGGCGCAGCGGGCTGTATGAGTTGCTGCGGGTGGACGCGGCGGTGCGGGATCGCATCCATGCCGGCGGGGCGGAAAGCGCGCTGGGCGCGGGGGCGAGCGTGGATGACGCCGCGCGGGCGGCGGTGCTGGCGCGGGTGACGACACCCGAGGAGGTGCTGCGGCTGATGGCGGAGGCGGCGGGGTGA
- a CDS encoding type II secretion system protein GspJ — translation MRANGFTLVEMLVALALFSLIAGVATLLTLGSARGTAAAGVAMAGSTQLLRTRALLAADLAQAAQRPVLADNGAVVPAFVLTPNGFVLTRRGVAGVTPSMQRIAWGWNGRALVRQGWPRLDGAAPGGASIVLDAVRGVRTRVATDKGWQDGWQAETPDALPRAVELTLLLDGGRAVVMRLAIGL, via the coding sequence ATGCGGGCGAACGGTTTCACGCTGGTGGAGATGCTGGTGGCGCTCGCGCTGTTTTCGCTGATCGCCGGGGTGGCGACGCTGCTGACGCTGGGGTCGGCGCGCGGCACGGCGGCGGCGGGCGTGGCGATGGCGGGGTCGACGCAGCTGTTGCGGACGCGGGCGCTGCTGGCGGCGGACCTGGCGCAGGCCGCGCAACGCCCCGTGTTGGCGGACAATGGCGCGGTGGTGCCGGCGTTCGTGTTGACGCCGAACGGGTTCGTGCTGACGCGGCGCGGGGTGGCGGGGGTGACGCCCAGCATGCAGCGGATCGCCTGGGGCTGGAATGGCCGGGCGCTGGTTCGGCAGGGCTGGCCGCGGCTGGACGGGGCGGCACCGGGCGGCGCCAGCATCGTGCTGGATGCCGTGCGCGGGGTTCGGACGCGGGTGGCGACAGACAAGGGTTGGCAGGACGGGTGGCAGGCGGAGACACCCGATGCGCTGCCGCGGGCGGTGGAGCTGACGCTGCTGCTGGACGGAGGGCGCGCGGTGGTGATGCGCCTGGCGATCGGGTTGTGA
- a CDS encoding type II secretion system protein N, with translation MTPITSSFLPSRWHGGHLLLAALVLLALLLAGRAVMLLAFPGPPAPLPAPPPATDLSLLGRVDPFFSASDGADLPVTSLTLSLHGLRADSASGRGSAIIAGSDGVQASYAVGDSIAGATLVAVRADHVVLENGGVREALWLDAGEGVAEPAATVPVAQPAAPAQAGVPADAMVQPPAVIGDDTQKGQ, from the coding sequence ATGACGCCGATCACGTCTTCGTTCCTGCCGTCGCGCTGGCATGGCGGCCATCTGCTGCTGGCGGCGCTGGTCCTGCTGGCGCTGTTGCTGGCGGGGCGCGCGGTCATGCTGCTGGCCTTTCCCGGGCCGCCGGCGCCGCTGCCCGCGCCGCCGCCGGCCACCGACCTGTCCCTATTGGGCCGGGTCGATCCCTTTTTCAGCGCCAGCGACGGCGCCGACCTGCCGGTCACCAGCCTGACCCTGAGCCTGCACGGCCTGCGCGCGGACAGCGCGAGCGGGCGCGGCAGCGCGATCATCGCCGGCTCGGACGGCGTGCAGGCGAGCTATGCGGTGGGTGACAGCATCGCCGGGGCGACCCTGGTGGCGGTGCGCGCCGACCATGTGGTGCTGGAAAATGGCGGCGTGCGCGAAGCGCTGTGGCTGGATGCCGGGGAAGGCGTTGCGGAACCCGCCGCGACGGTGCCGGTGGCGCAACCGGCCGCGCCTGCCCAGGCCGGCGTGCCCGCCGACGCCATGGTTCAGCCGCCGGCGGTAATCGGCGACGATACGCAAAAAGGACAATGA
- a CDS encoding prepilin peptidase has protein sequence MMSEWSLWAGLGGLSGLIVGSFLATLVLRWPEGRGLGGRSACDGCGRLLRPVDLIPLLSFALLRGRCRACGGRIDWRHPAIELAAAGIGALAMGVAPGIGGAAGALFGWMLLTLGALDAEHYWLPDALTWPLLGLGLLLGLGDWQDRALGAVLGGGSLWLVAFAWRRWRGVEGLGQGDVKLFAGLGAWLNAAALPPLMLSAALLGLLSVGFRLWRGRPVARDMRLPLGALLAAVAFPLWIAKVLVEG, from the coding sequence ATGATGAGCGAATGGAGCCTGTGGGCGGGTCTGGGGGGCCTTTCGGGGCTGATCGTCGGCAGTTTCCTGGCGACGCTGGTGTTGCGCTGGCCTGAGGGGCGCGGGTTGGGCGGACGGTCGGCGTGCGATGGCTGCGGCCGGCTGCTGCGGCCGGTCGATCTGATTCCGCTGCTGTCGTTCGCGCTGTTGCGGGGGCGGTGCCGGGCATGCGGGGGGCGGATCGACTGGCGGCATCCGGCGATCGAGCTGGCGGCGGCGGGCATCGGTGCGCTGGCGATGGGGGTGGCGCCCGGCATCGGGGGGGCGGCGGGCGCACTGTTCGGCTGGATGCTGCTGACGCTCGGCGCGCTGGATGCGGAGCATTACTGGTTGCCCGATGCGCTGACCTGGCCGCTGCTGGGGCTGGGGCTGCTGTTGGGTCTTGGCGACTGGCAGGACCGGGCGCTGGGGGCGGTGCTGGGGGGTGGCAGCCTGTGGCTGGTGGCGTTCGCCTGGCGGCGGTGGCGCGGGGTGGAGGGGCTGGGGCAGGGCGATGTGAAATTGTTCGCGGGGCTTGGCGCCTGGCTAAATGCCGCGGCTTTACCGCCGTTAATGTTAAGTGCGGCGCTGCTGGGGCTGCTGTCGGTGGGGTTTCGCCTGTGGCGGGGCCGGCCGGTGGCGCGCGACATGCGATTGCCGCTGGGCGCCCTGCTGGCAGCGGTGGCGTTTCCGCTGTGGATCGCTAAGGTGTTGGTGGAGGGGTGA
- the gspK gene encoding type II secretion system minor pseudopilin GspK, which yields MRSDERGAALFAVLGLVALLAGFAALGLSQLRAATDAGVAAEARGQARVLAQSAMLAARQQLAAQILATRRSPGRLFAPRAMALPEGGMTVQLGDGGNCFNLNSLAGDADRPEAAAFARLLGAIGVAEGEARRLAAATAAWASGTVLRADPSEWAAVAGVTPALYGRLAPMLCTLPDRQLAALNVNTLVPEAVPLLVAYGFAAEGAARAVAARPAQGYDSIVSFWQAATPNGMQPGGLAGSAAGLVTRWYRLDVTVRLRGETVRQVALLDSGVTPARTVSLSWSV from the coding sequence ATGCGTTCCGACGAACGGGGCGCGGCGCTGTTCGCGGTGCTGGGGCTGGTGGCGCTGCTGGCGGGGTTCGCGGCGTTGGGGCTTTCACAATTGCGCGCCGCGACCGATGCCGGCGTGGCGGCGGAGGCGCGCGGGCAGGCGCGGGTGCTGGCGCAATCGGCCATGCTGGCGGCGCGGCAGCAGCTCGCCGCGCAGATATTGGCGACGCGGCGCAGCCCGGGTCGTTTGTTCGCGCCGCGCGCCATGGCGCTGCCCGAGGGCGGGATGACCGTGCAGCTGGGGGATGGCGGCAACTGCTTCAACCTGAACAGCCTGGCTGGCGACGCGGACAGGCCGGAGGCGGCAGCGTTCGCGCGGCTGCTGGGCGCGATCGGCGTGGCGGAGGGCGAGGCGCGCCGGCTGGCGGCGGCGACGGCGGCCTGGGCCTCCGGGACGGTGCTGCGCGCCGATCCGTCCGAATGGGCCGCGGTGGCGGGGGTGACGCCGGCGCTGTACGGTCGGCTAGCGCCGATGCTGTGCACGCTGCCCGATCGGCAGCTGGCGGCGCTGAACGTCAACACGCTGGTGCCGGAGGCGGTGCCGCTGCTGGTCGCCTATGGCTTTGCCGCCGAGGGCGCGGCGCGGGCGGTGGCGGCGCGGCCGGCGCAGGGCTATGACAGCATCGTGAGCTTCTGGCAGGCGGCGACGCCCAACGGGATGCAGCCCGGCGGGCTGGCGGGGAGCGCGGCGGGGCTGGTGACGCGCTGGTACCGGCTGGACGTGACGGTGCGGCTGCGGGGCGAGACGGTGCGCCAGGTGGCGCTGCTCGATTCGGGCGTGACGCCGGCGCGCACGGTTTCGTTGAGCTGGAGCGTCTGA
- a CDS encoding Dyp-type peroxidase, with protein MTVNLELGDIQGNILTAYGRLGFPKGRNLLYHFSNPAAGRAFVEAIRPRVTTALRWPSSKRPGLHLKNPVVRPKVAINLAFTFFGLYSLGVPTRTLRGLPDDFIDGMRARIAILGDDILDNTPAYWDPVWQAESPNVHMLVQLNAQSDADGGPVAELDEVTQWLAGEAATINAAHPNAITLLSGHRGPSATWQDMTALMDGAQPTPFEHFGFMDAIGDPIFSGQYPDGAEEALAIGQGAVDGLGNWRPIATGEFLLGWADEAQEVPGTAMPLDFSRNGSFFSYRKLHQHVGEWDAWVAVASRALAGAWDIASVEDARALLLAKMAGRWTDGVPTTAAPDIPSWHAFNDRFKPGTKERERALVEFRYQDDPDGIRCPVTSHMRRMNTRDMLDPRASAVPNERMGSALNNRRRILRRGLPYGDRGQDDGEHGIIMLCHCASLSRQFEFVQQQWLNYGLDFNAGNDTCPIVGNHAPGARFVIAADPKSGHPPFIAQGLPQFVSTRGGDYFFAPSMTALRMIAMGVVDPT; from the coding sequence ATGACGGTCAATCTCGAACTCGGCGACATCCAGGGCAACATCCTCACCGCCTACGGCCGCCTCGGCTTCCCCAAGGGCCGCAACCTTCTCTATCATTTCAGCAATCCCGCCGCCGGCCGGGCCTTTGTCGAGGCGATCCGCCCGCGCGTCACCACCGCCCTGCGCTGGCCCTCGTCGAAACGCCCCGGCCTGCACCTGAAAAACCCGGTTGTCCGCCCCAAGGTCGCCATCAACCTTGCCTTCACCTTCTTCGGCCTCTATTCGCTCGGTGTCCCCACCCGCACGCTGCGCGGGCTGCCCGATGACTTCATCGACGGGATGCGCGCCCGCATCGCCATTCTGGGCGACGACATCCTGGACAACACGCCGGCGTATTGGGATCCGGTGTGGCAGGCGGAAAGCCCCAACGTCCACATGCTGGTCCAGCTCAACGCCCAAAGCGACGCCGACGGCGGGCCGGTTGCGGAGCTGGACGAGGTGACGCAGTGGCTCGCAGGCGAAGCCGCCACCATCAACGCGGCCCACCCGAATGCCATCACCCTGCTGTCCGGCCACCGCGGGCCATCGGCGACCTGGCAGGACATGACCGCGCTGATGGACGGCGCGCAGCCGACGCCGTTCGAACATTTCGGCTTCATGGACGCGATCGGCGACCCGATCTTCAGCGGGCAGTATCCGGACGGCGCCGAGGAAGCGCTTGCCATCGGCCAGGGTGCCGTTGACGGCCTCGGCAACTGGCGGCCCATCGCCACCGGCGAATTCCTGCTCGGCTGGGCGGACGAGGCGCAGGAAGTCCCCGGCACCGCCATGCCGCTCGATTTCAGCCGCAACGGCAGCTTCTTCAGCTACCGCAAGCTGCACCAGCATGTCGGCGAGTGGGATGCCTGGGTTGCCGTCGCATCGCGGGCGCTCGCCGGCGCCTGGGACATCGCCAGCGTGGAGGACGCCCGCGCGCTGCTGCTCGCCAAGATGGCCGGCCGCTGGACCGACGGCGTCCCCACCACTGCCGCGCCGGACATTCCCAGTTGGCACGCTTTCAACGACCGCTTCAAGCCCGGCACCAAGGAACGCGAACGCGCGCTTGTCGAGTTCCGCTACCAGGATGACCCCGACGGCATCCGCTGCCCGGTCACCAGCCACATGCGCCGCATGAACACCCGCGACATGCTCGACCCGCGCGCGTCGGCCGTCCCCAACGAGCGCATGGGCAGCGCGCTCAACAACCGCCGCCGCATCCTGCGCCGCGGCCTGCCCTACGGTGACCGCGGTCAGGATGATGGCGAACATGGCATCATCATGCTCTGCCACTGCGCCAGCCTCAGCCGCCAGTTCGAATTCGTGCAGCAGCAATGGCTGAACTATGGCCTCGATTTCAACGCCGGCAACGATACCTGCCCGATCGTCGGCAACCACGCCCCCGGCGCCCGTTTCGTCATCGCCGCCGACCCGAAAAGCGGCCATCCGCCCTTCATCGCGCAGGGCCTGCCGCAGTTCGTCTCCACCCGCGGCGGCGACTATTTCTTCGCCCCCAGCATGACCGCGCTGCGCATGATCGCCATGGGCGTGGTGGATCCGACATGA